CAGAACAATTATTCTCATTAAGTAGATATTATCAAAATATGATTTTACAATTAGAGAGATCAGAATGATATTTTAATATTCAAATCGTTTTTTTTTCTGCAAGGTTTCCAAAACATTGTAGGTCTTTCATTTAGTATTTTTACAAAAATATACCTGCAAGGTTTCCAAAACCTTGCAGGAATTGGGTAATTATATGGTTTTAATCGCCATAATTTTTTCTTCAAAAGTATCTTTATAATCGGATTTGCTTTTAATTCTCGTTTTATAGGTGTAGATGGTAGCTACAGAAAGTTCTAGAAATTCTGCCATTTGACTGCTGTCCTGAATTCCTAATCGATATAAAGCGAAAATGCGAAGTTCAGTATTTAAAAGTTCGCCTTTCTTAACTATAGATTTATGATCGTTGGGAAATAAATTATTAAAATCCGTTACAAAAGTGGGAAACAATTTAAGGAAGATCTCATCAAATTGATGGAACAGGTTTTCTCTTTCTTCTTTTACATTATAACGTTTCAAACTCGCAATCACTTCATCGGTTTTTTTGGTAATTATTTTATGAAGTGTGCTTTTCTGAATATGGTCAATTTTATTAATAAAAGCCGAAGTAGCTTTAATAAAATACGTAATATATTCTTCTTTAATCGCATTGGCTTCACTCAGACTTACATTCATTTCCTGTAACTGCGCATAAGAGGAAGCCATTATTTTTCTGGCTTTATTTCTTTCCTTCAATTGCTTGAAAATAATAATCGAGAACAAAATGATTATCAAAGTCAAGATTGTCAGTAAAATGATGATTTTTTCCAGTTTGTCATTCTTCTCTTTTACATTATTCAGCTGTGCTTTTTCGATAATCGGAAGTATGGATGAAATTTCGATTTTGCGATGTCTGGCGTTGTAAAAAGTAGCATCATCCATTGCAATATTAATGTATTCATTTGCTTTGTCGAGATAGCCCATTTTAAAAAGCTCATTTGCCAGATTACGAAGCGCTACGGTTTCTTTAGTCGCATTTTTCACATCGGCAATTGCCGCCAAAGCCAAATAATGAATCGCTTTTTTGGTGTAACCTCTTTCCGAATAAATATAACCCAGACTCGAAGTTGCGATTCCGTAATAATCAGGCGGCAGATTGTAATTGTTAATCCAATAACTAAAAGCGAATTCAGCGCCGCGCCAGTCTTGTTGTTTAAGACGTTTTAAACTTTCGGCAGCCCAATATTCATTGGTATTTGTTCCAATTAATTCTAAAGCTTTTTTTAAGAAATGATTTCCCTGCTGTACATAATGAATATTAAAACGCTGGTCACGATTGTAATCGGCTAAATCATAATAAGCGCGGGCTTTAATGTTGTAGTATTCAAATTTGTTTTTTAGATCCAGCTTTTGATCATCAATAACATCTAATGTATCAATGGCTTCTTTAAAAAGTCCGGAAGAAAGAAGCACAAAACCCTCTTTGATTCGGCTTTTAGATAAATACTTGGGATCTTTTAAAACTTTGGCTTTGATTTTCGATTGTTCTAAATAATAATAGGCCGAATCGTATTTGAAAGATTTATATTCTTCAAACAGCGACATATAAGTATGATACAATTCTTCATTATTTTGACTAACGGTATATTTTGAAACATTTTTCTTTAAAGTTTCAATTTTGCGATATTTCTGTTTTAAGTAAACTTCTTTTTTGAGCAGTACATTATCTAATTCTTCAAGAATCGGATTGGTCTCTTTCGCAGTTAGAGAAAAACCCGCAATTAAAAAATATAGAACAAATATTTTTTGCATGGTTTCGATTTGGTTTTAAGGTAAGATAGTTATGGTTTTGAGTTAATTCGTCTAAATTAAAAATTAATTTAAAAACTAATGGTCAGCAGTTTTTGAAATCAGGAATTTACTTTTGAGAATAGTAATAAAAGCATTTTATAAGGCTGTAAAAGGCTGTTATTTGTTAAAAGTACTTTAATATTTTGCAATTATACAATAAAAAGCAATTATATATATGTATACCGAAAAAATATTCACATAAAATTACCATATTGTCATATTTACCATTATTTTACAGGCTGTTTTAGTCTAAACATGACCTTGATTTTTTTAAATACAAAAATATTTTAAAATATTGATTTGTAATAATTTATGTTTTAAAACGGGTCGATTATATCTTGATTTTTCACAGACATTTTTTTTTAGAATTATTTAAGAGATAGTTTCGTATCGTCCTTTTGATAGGATGGAAAACTAACAAAAACCAAAAATTTATGAGAAGTAAAAGTTATTATTGGTTAGCTCTTTTTATGTGTTTTTTTGCAGTTAGCTGCGACAATACAGAAGATGGAAGCTACGTAGATCCCATTACAATTTATGAGAAAGTAAATGGTAACTGGGGACTAACAAATTTGAAAATGGTTGACGAATTTGCGAAGGCAAATAAGATCGAACCAAGCGAAGAAAACCTGAGTATGTATTTCAACTACGAGGATTTTAAAATCCAATTTAATGTAGATGAAAAAAACAAACCTACTAGTTATGAAGTATCAGGAAATGTACCTCCTTTATTTGCTCCAAAAGGATACTGGCAGTTAAGCTCAGATTTTCAGCAGACCAATGCAAATCCTGTAAAAATCTACTTGTACAGCGATGCACAGAAAACTCAAAAAACAGACGAACTTAGAGTAACATCAGTTCCTGGAAAGAATGGCGAAATGGAATTCCAATTATCGCATGCTTCAGGCGGAACAACGTTTGTGACTTATGTATTTAAATTAAATGCTATTAACTAAAAGTAATATGAAAAAATTTCTATATACAATTTTACTTGCCCTTTTGATGGCTCCAACTTTTACTAAGGCACAAGAGAACGCAGGAGCTGTAGGGCCAATGTCATCATTTCCGGTCGTGTACAAATATGATGAGCAGGTTACGTGGTATTTTGACCTTTCGGGAACCACCTTTTTAGAAAACGAAGATTTATACATTTGGATTTGGTCTCCATCTGAACCAGATGCAGGAAACTGGGAAAACTCTTCAAACTTTGCAAAATTAAGTTACGTGGGTAATAAAGTGTGGAGTTTTACTTTAACTCCAACCGTTTATTTTTCTAAAACTCCGGCTGAAATTGCAGCAAGTGCAGGATTTTGGTTTCGTTTGAAAAACAAAAACGGATCAAAACAAAGTGATGTGGCCAATATGCCGTACACTGATTTTACAACTTTCTACACGGCAAATGAATTAATCAGAGCCTATCCAACTAAACCAACATTAGACAAAGGGGTCAGCATTTTGTTTAATGCCAATTTAGCTCCAGGGTTTGCAGGCGCGACAAGCGTTCACATGCATAGCGGATTAAACAATTGGGATATCAAACAAGAATATCAGTCTTGGTTGCCAGATATTGTTGAAAAAACAAAACTGAAAGATTTAGGAAACGGCTTTTATAAAATGGATTTAGTTCCGAAAGATTACTACAATGCTCCAGAGGGTTACGTTATGGAAAATTTAGTTTTCCTTATGGTAAAAGATGACTGGGCAGGAACTATTCCAGATCAGGTTTTATATGCAGGCGCTTACGAACCGCCGCCAGCACCAATTTTTGGATATTTTCCTTTACAAATCAGCCAGAAAGATTTCTTGGGAATGTATAGAAAAAACAATGAGCCAGGTGTAAATAAACTAATCTACACGATCACTGCCGGTGCTAAAACTATTACTGGTGAATTCTCAGGAGGTACAGCAGAGATAAAAGGATTTGTCAATTTAGTTTCAGAACTAAAGGATTCTCCAGCTTTAAGTGAAATTCATATTGTGGTAAAAGACAACAAAGACAAAACAATTTCGGATACCACAATTCCGCTTAAAACTTTAGACAAATAATTCACTATCAAATTTAAACATCATTCTAATGAATAGTAAAAATAAAAGAATAGTCCTGCATCAAATGTGGACTACTAAATCGCTCGTATTCATGATTTTCATGCTTTTTATTTCGGCAGGAATGTTTGCGCAGGGAAAAAAGCTTGTAACAGGTACAGTTTATGACAATACTGGCACTGTACTTCCGGGAGCTTCGATTATCGAAACTGGAACGCGAAATGCTACTACAACCGATTTTGACGGTAAATTTACATTGGAGGTAGCCGTAGGAGGTACAATCGAAGTTTCATTCATCGGATCAACCACTCAAAAAATACAAATCACATCATCAACCACAAAACTAGATGTTAACCTTAAAAATGATGGATATCAATTAAATGAGGTCCAAGTGGTTTCTGTGGGATATGGAACTCAGAAAAAATCTGATTTAACAGGTTCAATTTCAACTGTTACGGCAGATAATTTAGTAAAAGGAACGATTTCTTCGACAGAACAGGTTTTACAAGGAAAAGTAGCCGGATTAAACATTATTCGCCCTTCAGGAGATCCTGCGGCGGGTGCTACTATTCGTTTACGTGGAGGAACTTCATTAACAGCAAGCAATAGTCCGCTTATTGTAGTTGACGGAATTGCGGGTGTTGATATCAATGTGGTACAACCTTCGGATATTAAATCGGTTGACGTTCTTAAAGATGCTTCTGCAACTGCAATCTACGGATCAAGAGGAGCAAACGGAGTTATCATCATTACCACAAAATCAGGAACTAAAGGCGTTTCTGTAGTATACAACGGTCAGTCAAGTGTGGGATATGTTGCTGATAATCTTGATTTATTATCGGCAAACCAATGGAGAGGATATGTTCGTCAGACAGGAAATATGGATGCAGTTGATTTTGGCGGCAACACCAACTGGCAGAAAGCAATCGAACAGACTGCAATTTCTCAGTCACATACTTTAAGTATCAATTCAGGAAAAGCAGATAGCGGTTTTAGAACTTCTATTTCATACTTAAACAATGAAGGCGTTATTAAAAAATCAGGTTTAGAAAGAATCAGCGGAAACATCAACGCTTACCAATATTTAGGCGATAATAAAGATGTAAAATTTGATATGGGATTATTTGCCAATATCGACAAATGGAATCCAATTGATTACAGAATTTTTGAACGTGCTTATAACTTAAACCCAACAATTCCGGTTTATGACGCAAACGGAAATTTCACGAACGTAAACTTTACACTTTACGAAAATCCGGTTGAAATTTTAACCAACAGAACAGTCGATAATGAAAGACACAGGCTTTTAGGTTATTTCAAAACAGAAGTTAAATTCTTAAATGATTTTCAAGCAGTGGCTAACATTTCGTTAGAACATAATGCAGTAAAAGGCGGAACTTACAAACCAACTTACGCGATTATGGAAGGACGTTCTGAGTCTGGATATGCACAAAGAACATATGCTGAATATACAAATGCACAAGGAGAACTTTACGTAAATTACAATAAAGTAATCGACAAACACAATATTAGCGCTCTTGCGGGTTATTCTTATCTTGAAAATATCTACGAAGGTTTTGGCGCACAGCGTTCTGGTTTCGTAACAGATGCTTTTGGATACAACAATTTAGGAGCGGGTTATAATTATCGTTTAGGTGACGTGTATTCATACAAAGGAAAATCAAATTTGGTTTCTTTTTATGCACGTGCTAACTACAACTACGATGGGAAATATTTGCTTACAGCTACTGTAAGAAGAGATGGTTCAAGCCGTTTTGGAGAAAACAATAAATGGGGAACTTTCCCATCTGCTTCTGTAGCTTGGAAAATTTCTAACGAAGACTTCATGAGCTCTACAAAAAACTGGTTGGGATCATTAAAATTAAGAGCAGGTTATGGAGTTACTGGTAACCAAGATGGAATTGGCGAGTACAAATCGCTTTCTATTTTAGGAGTTGGAAACGATAGTTACTACGATCCAGTTACAGGAACATGGAGTTTAGCATATTCTCCAAAACAAAACCCAAATCCTGATTTGAAATGGGAATCAACAAGACAATTAAACATTGGAGTAGATTTCAGTTTATTTGACAGAATTACAGGTTCATTCGAGTGGTACCAAAAAAACACTCACGATTTATTATACACTTACGAAGTGCCTCAGCCTCCGTACTTAGTAGGAACTATGCTGGCAAACGTTGGAGAAATGTCTAACAAAGGAGTTGAACTTACTTTAAATGCTGATATCGTAAGAGGAGATAAATTTACATGGAATGCTAATGTAACGCTTGGACACAACGTTCAGAAAATCGAGAAATTATCAAACCCAACGTATAAAACAGATGTTATTTACAGCGGTTCATTACACGGTTTAGCAGGTATGTCTGGACAATATTCTCAGATTATTGCGGAAGGATATCCAGTTGGAACATTCTGGGGATTCAGAAATGCAGGACTTGATGCCGATGGAAAAATCCAGTACTACAATGCTGCAGGAGATATTGTTGCAGAAAGCGCTTTAGTTGATGCTGATAAAACAGCTTTAGGAAACATTCAGCCAGATTTGACTTTAGGTATCGGGATGAACTTTACCTACAAAAATTTTGATCTTGGAGTTTCAGGTTATGGAATGTTCGGACAAAAAGCTTTAAATGCTACCAACATGATGCTGAACGATCCAAACAGGCTTCCAACTTACAATGTTCCAGACAGATTCCTAAACAGTGGTATTACATCGGCTCCAAAATATTCTGATTACTGGATTGAAGATGCGTCATTCTTTAGATTACAAACCGTTTCAGTTGGGTATACTTTACCATTGAATATGAAAAAATCAAAACTAAGAATGTACATCATGGGAGAAAATCTTGCCGTATTTACAAAATACAAAGGAGTAGATCCAGAGATTGGTTTAAATGCACAAGATGGTGCTGACCAAACAGGATTAGCAGCGCCAGGTATCGATAAGTACAACAATTATCCTAGACCAACTACAATTTCTGTGGGATTAAATTTCACTTTGAATAACTAAGCGATTAACTCAAAAATATAAAAAATGAAAATCAAAATATTAGGAGCATTAGTAGTAAGTATGCTTTTTACGATATCATGTACCGATCTAAGTGAAGACTTATATGATAGAGTAGAAGATGGAAATTTTGGAAATACGCCAAAAGAAGTTGATGCATTGGTAGGAGGAGCGTATTCATCTTTAAGAGGTTTCGCTGACGGAATATCAAATAACTATCCAACCTGTGAGTTTGTATTCTTTTTGAATGAAACCGTTTCTGATGAAGCTACGATTCCAACAAGAGGAACCAACTGGTACGATGGCGGACAATATCAAGATGCACAAAAACATACTTGGAAAGCAGACAACCGTTTGATTCTTTCGGCATGGCGTTATAACTATACCGGAATTGCAAAAATCAACTCTATCATTTATCAAATCGATAAATCATCGTTGACAGATGCTGCAAAAGCACCCATTTATGCTGAATTAAAAGCATTAAGAGCGTATTACTATTACAACCTGTTGGATGCTTTTGGTAACGTGCCAATTGTTGTAAATTTTGAAGATACTTCACTGCCTTCAAATTCTACAAGAAAACAAGTGTATGATTTTGTTGAAAAAGAATTATTAGATGCTATTCCGCACTTAACATCAAATGTGGTGTATTCTAAAATGACAAAAAATGTAGCGTATGCTCTTTTAGCAAGATTATATCTGAATTCAGAAGCTTTTATTGGAACAGCACGTTGGCAGGATTGTATCGATATGTGCCAGAAAATTTCTGGATATACTTTAACACCAGATTTCTTTACCAATTTTTCAACTCAAAATGAAAAATCTCCAGAGATTATTTTTGCGATTCCTTACGATTCAAAGGCAGGGACAGTTGGAAACTACATGAACTCAATGTCTTGCCATTATCTGCACAGATTAACAATGTCAGTTTCAGGAACAGATTATCCATGGAGTGCAAACGGAATGTGTGCACAGCCGGGAGTTTATTCTGCTTTTGCTGATACCGACAAAAGAAAGAAATGTATGGTAGCCGGAGATCAAATCAACATGGCAACTGGACAAGTAATTATCATGGACAACGGAGAACCACTTACCTATACAGAAGATGTAACAAGCGTTGCTAACGCAAAAGACAATGAAGGTGTACGTTTAGGAAAATACGAAATGAAGGCCGGAGAAACATGGGAGCGTGACCACGATTTAGTAGTAATTCGTTATGCTGAAATTTTAATGATGCAGGCAGAATGTTACGTGCGTTTAGGTTCTCCAGATTTGGCAAAACCTTTTGTACAGCAAATCACAACACGAGCAGGAGCAGAAATGCCAGCAGTAATCGACCTGCATTTTATCGATCAGGAGTTACTTAGAGAATTTGCTTTTGAAGGAAGAAGAAGAACAGACAACATTCGTTTTGGAACATTCTTCCAGCCATGGTGGGAAAAAGGAACAACGCCTGCTTACAGAGCAATTTTTCCAATACCAAGTACAGTTTTAACAACAAACAAAAATTTAATACAAAATCCTGGGTATTAAATTACAGAATGTCAGTCTTCCATGTTGGTTAGTCGTGGAAGGCTGACATGTTTTTAAACATATTAATTAGCAAAACAGGATTTATAAGAGATGTATTTAACACATAGAAACATAGATTTTTTATGTGCAAAATTAGGATGAAGAAAGAAGCTCATTTCTCGTACATAGCTATGTTCGCTGATGCAAAGAAATACCTTTTCCTAAGTTTCAAAAGCTATGTTTCTATGTGTTTAAATTTTTAAAGCATTAATTATAAAATAAATAGAACCCTCAATTATGAAAAGATATATCACATTATTGTTTTTTGGAATAATGAACATTTTACTCGTTTCTAGCTGCAGCAGTGATGATAAAGGTTCAGATGAACCAGTAAAACCCGAAGTGGTCGAGCCGGTTGCGATTGAAAAAACAAACAGCACCAAAATTTACGTTCATTATATGCCTTGGTTTGAAACCAACGAAAGTTCAGCCGATAAAAAATGGGGATACCACTGGACAATGGCAAATAAAAATCCAAACAATATAGGCGCAAACAATCAAAGAGAAATTGCGGCTTATTATTATCCAATGATTGGGCCTTACCATTCTGGAGATAAAAGTGTGATTGAGAATCATTTATTATTGATGAAGTATTCAGGAATTGACGGCGTTTTGATCGACTGGTACGGGACTTACGATGTCAACGACTACCGAATGGTAAAAGAAAATACAGAACAGCTTATTGCTATGCTCGATAAAGTGGGTTTAGAATATGCCATAGTTTACGAAGATCGTGTAACAACTAATGTGGTAAATGTCGGAAAAGCAATTTCAGTAACCAGCGCAGCCAAAACGGATTTAGCCTATTTAGAGAAAAATTGTTTCAGTGATGCCAATTACATCAAAGTAAATGGAAAACCATTATTGCTGAATTTTGGTCCAATTGTATTGCAAACGCCTGCCGAATGGACAAACGTTTTCAATACTTTAACCACAAAACCTACTTTTTTAACTCTTTGGGGCGAATCTTCAGACGCTGGTGTAAATGCATCAGGAGAATATGCATGGGTTTACAAAGACAATAGCTTTTTGACTAATTTTTATACCAATACCAAACCAAACCTTTCGGTTGCAATGGGAAGCGCTTATCCTGGTTTTAAAGATTTTTATGCCGAAGGTGGAGGCGGAGCAGCGATTGGATGGACAATTGATCATAAAAACGGAGCTACACTTGATGAAACACTTCAAATGGCTAAAAATGCCAATGTGAACTATTTACAATTAATCACTTGGAATGACTTTGGAGAAGGAACCATGATCGAGCCAACAGTAGAATTTGGATACACATTCATAGAAAAAATAAAAACATTTGCCGGAGTAAAAAACACCGAATCCGTTTTTCTTGAAATCAGTAAAATGTACAACCTGCGTGTTCAAAAGAAAGGCAATGCCGATACCCAGAAAAAACTGGATCAGGCTTTTAATTATTTTGTTTCAATGCAGCCTGCAAAAGCAAAACAGTTAATAAATGAAATTAAATAAGCGCTGTAATTAATACAATTTAAATAATGAGAAACATACGATATAGATACTGTTTATTGGCTTTGGCTTCGGTGATGCTATTTGCCTGCAGTACTAAAAAAACATACAAAATCAGTTCGCCTGGAAAAGTAGCCGAATTAATTTTTGAATTAACGCCGTCAGGTCAGCCTCAGTACAGTTTTTCTTCAAATGGAAAATCAGTTATAGAACCTTCTTTAATGGGATTTGAGTTTCAGGAAATCCAAAAAATGACAGACGGTTTTGAAGTGGTTTCCACCGAAGAAAAATCAGCCGATGAAACTTGGGAACAACCTTGGGGAGAATTCAAAAAAGTTCGCGACCATCACAATGAACTTATTGTACATTTGAAAGAATCGAAAGGTGAAGAGCGTCTGGTAGATATTATTTTCAGAGTTTTTGATGACGGTTTAGGATTCCGCTACGAGTTCCCAAAACAGCCTAACTTAGGAAAAGTAAAAATTTCAAATGAAGTAACACAATTCACTTTTAAAGATAATAACGATGTGTGGTGGATTCCGGTGCACCGCGAAAACAGTTATTACGAAAGTGAATATCGTAAAACACCAATCAGCAAAACCGATACGATTAACACACCAGCCACATTTGAAACAAAAAATAAACTGTATGTAGCGATTCACGAAGCCAATTTAACTGATTTTGCTTCGATGACACTTTTAAAAACAAGTGACAAACAATACAAAAGTGATCTTGTGCCGTGGGCTGATGGTGTAAAAGTATATGCAGAAACGCCATTTAAAACGCCTTGGAGAACAATTGTAGTGGGTAAAAATCCAGGAGAAGTGGCGACTTCTACGATTATGCTGAATCTAAACGAACCATCAAAAATTGAAGACCTTTCTTGGATTACACCTTCAAAATACATTGGAATCTGGTGGGGAATGCACTTAGAAAAATTCACATGGGGACAAGGGCCAAAACACGGAGCAACGACTAAAAATACCAAAGAGTACATTGACTTTGCTGCAAAAAATAATTTCGACGGCGTATTGGTAGAAGGATGGAACGAAGGCTGGGATGGTGACTGGACAGCAGATGGTTCTGCATTTAGTTTCGTAAAAGCATATCCAGATTTTAATTTGGAAGAAATCACCAAATATGCTGCTATGAAAAATGTTCGTTTAATTGGACATCACGAAACCGCTGGAGCTTCAAAACATTATGAAAGCCAGTTAGAAGATGCATTTAAATTGTACCAGAAAATGGGCGTGAATTCGGTTAAAACAGGTTATGTAAACAAATATCTGGATAAAAAAGAATGGCACGACAGCCAGTATGGAGCACGTCATTACCGAAAAGTGATCGAAACAGCTGCGAAATATCATATTATGATCGACAACCACGAACCGATGAAAGGGACAGGTTTGCAGCGTACCTACCCGAACTTTATGTCTCAAGAAGGCGGACGAGGTCAGGAATACAATGCATGGTCTGTAGATGGAGGAAATACACCAGAGCATTTAACTACTTTACCGTTTACAAGAATGCTTTCTGGGCCTTTTGATTACAC
This is a stretch of genomic DNA from Flavobacterium endoglycinae. It encodes these proteins:
- a CDS encoding SusC/RagA family TonB-linked outer membrane protein, whose product is MNSKNKRIVLHQMWTTKSLVFMIFMLFISAGMFAQGKKLVTGTVYDNTGTVLPGASIIETGTRNATTTDFDGKFTLEVAVGGTIEVSFIGSTTQKIQITSSTTKLDVNLKNDGYQLNEVQVVSVGYGTQKKSDLTGSISTVTADNLVKGTISSTEQVLQGKVAGLNIIRPSGDPAAGATIRLRGGTSLTASNSPLIVVDGIAGVDINVVQPSDIKSVDVLKDASATAIYGSRGANGVIIITTKSGTKGVSVVYNGQSSVGYVADNLDLLSANQWRGYVRQTGNMDAVDFGGNTNWQKAIEQTAISQSHTLSINSGKADSGFRTSISYLNNEGVIKKSGLERISGNINAYQYLGDNKDVKFDMGLFANIDKWNPIDYRIFERAYNLNPTIPVYDANGNFTNVNFTLYENPVEILTNRTVDNERHRLLGYFKTEVKFLNDFQAVANISLEHNAVKGGTYKPTYAIMEGRSESGYAQRTYAEYTNAQGELYVNYNKVIDKHNISALAGYSYLENIYEGFGAQRSGFVTDAFGYNNLGAGYNYRLGDVYSYKGKSNLVSFYARANYNYDGKYLLTATVRRDGSSRFGENNKWGTFPSASVAWKISNEDFMSSTKNWLGSLKLRAGYGVTGNQDGIGEYKSLSILGVGNDSYYDPVTGTWSLAYSPKQNPNPDLKWESTRQLNIGVDFSLFDRITGSFEWYQKNTHDLLYTYEVPQPPYLVGTMLANVGEMSNKGVELTLNADIVRGDKFTWNANVTLGHNVQKIEKLSNPTYKTDVIYSGSLHGLAGMSGQYSQIIAEGYPVGTFWGFRNAGLDADGKIQYYNAAGDIVAESALVDADKTALGNIQPDLTLGIGMNFTYKNFDLGVSGYGMFGQKALNATNMMLNDPNRLPTYNVPDRFLNSGITSAPKYSDYWIEDASFFRLQTVSVGYTLPLNMKKSKLRMYIMGENLAVFTKYKGVDPEIGLNAQDGADQTGLAAPGIDKYNNYPRPTTISVGLNFTLNN
- a CDS encoding glycoside hydrolase family 71/99-like protein, which codes for MKRYITLLFFGIMNILLVSSCSSDDKGSDEPVKPEVVEPVAIEKTNSTKIYVHYMPWFETNESSADKKWGYHWTMANKNPNNIGANNQREIAAYYYPMIGPYHSGDKSVIENHLLLMKYSGIDGVLIDWYGTYDVNDYRMVKENTEQLIAMLDKVGLEYAIVYEDRVTTNVVNVGKAISVTSAAKTDLAYLEKNCFSDANYIKVNGKPLLLNFGPIVLQTPAEWTNVFNTLTTKPTFLTLWGESSDAGVNASGEYAWVYKDNSFLTNFYTNTKPNLSVAMGSAYPGFKDFYAEGGGGAAIGWTIDHKNGATLDETLQMAKNANVNYLQLITWNDFGEGTMIEPTVEFGYTFIEKIKTFAGVKNTESVFLEISKMYNLRVQKKGNADTQKKLDQAFNYFVSMQPAKAKQLINEIK
- a CDS encoding DUF5004 domain-containing protein, translated to MRSKSYYWLALFMCFFAVSCDNTEDGSYVDPITIYEKVNGNWGLTNLKMVDEFAKANKIEPSEENLSMYFNYEDFKIQFNVDEKNKPTSYEVSGNVPPLFAPKGYWQLSSDFQQTNANPVKIYLYSDAQKTQKTDELRVTSVPGKNGEMEFQLSHASGGTTFVTYVFKLNAIN
- a CDS encoding glycoside hydrolase family 97 protein, which produces MRNIRYRYCLLALASVMLFACSTKKTYKISSPGKVAELIFELTPSGQPQYSFSSNGKSVIEPSLMGFEFQEIQKMTDGFEVVSTEEKSADETWEQPWGEFKKVRDHHNELIVHLKESKGEERLVDIIFRVFDDGLGFRYEFPKQPNLGKVKISNEVTQFTFKDNNDVWWIPVHRENSYYESEYRKTPISKTDTINTPATFETKNKLYVAIHEANLTDFASMTLLKTSDKQYKSDLVPWADGVKVYAETPFKTPWRTIVVGKNPGEVATSTIMLNLNEPSKIEDLSWITPSKYIGIWWGMHLEKFTWGQGPKHGATTKNTKEYIDFAAKNNFDGVLVEGWNEGWDGDWTADGSAFSFVKAYPDFNLEEITKYAAMKNVRLIGHHETAGASKHYESQLEDAFKLYQKMGVNSVKTGYVNKYLDKKEWHDSQYGARHYRKVIETAAKYHIMIDNHEPMKGTGLQRTYPNFMSQEGGRGQEYNAWSVDGGNTPEHLTTLPFTRMLSGPFDYTPGNFNFDYKTPSGARVQTTLANQLALYVIIFSPLQMASDLPENYEGKPEFQFIKDVPCTWSDTKVLDSKIGEYTTIVRKEWDEKNWYLGSITNRNARDLKVTLSFLDAGKEYEAEIYADGAGANYKTNPYPVTISKQKVTNKSELNIKLAAGGGTAIKFTPIEK
- a CDS encoding RagB/SusD family nutrient uptake outer membrane protein: MKIKILGALVVSMLFTISCTDLSEDLYDRVEDGNFGNTPKEVDALVGGAYSSLRGFADGISNNYPTCEFVFFLNETVSDEATIPTRGTNWYDGGQYQDAQKHTWKADNRLILSAWRYNYTGIAKINSIIYQIDKSSLTDAAKAPIYAELKALRAYYYYNLLDAFGNVPIVVNFEDTSLPSNSTRKQVYDFVEKELLDAIPHLTSNVVYSKMTKNVAYALLARLYLNSEAFIGTARWQDCIDMCQKISGYTLTPDFFTNFSTQNEKSPEIIFAIPYDSKAGTVGNYMNSMSCHYLHRLTMSVSGTDYPWSANGMCAQPGVYSAFADTDKRKKCMVAGDQINMATGQVIIMDNGEPLTYTEDVTSVANAKDNEGVRLGKYEMKAGETWERDHDLVVIRYAEILMMQAECYVRLGSPDLAKPFVQQITTRAGAEMPAVIDLHFIDQELLREFAFEGRRRTDNIRFGTFFQPWWEKGTTPAYRAIFPIPSTVLTTNKNLIQNPGY
- a CDS encoding DUF6377 domain-containing protein, whose product is MQKIFVLYFLIAGFSLTAKETNPILEELDNVLLKKEVYLKQKYRKIETLKKNVSKYTVSQNNEELYHTYMSLFEEYKSFKYDSAYYYLEQSKIKAKVLKDPKYLSKSRIKEGFVLLSSGLFKEAIDTLDVIDDQKLDLKNKFEYYNIKARAYYDLADYNRDQRFNIHYVQQGNHFLKKALELIGTNTNEYWAAESLKRLKQQDWRGAEFAFSYWINNYNLPPDYYGIATSSLGYIYSERGYTKKAIHYLALAAIADVKNATKETVALRNLANELFKMGYLDKANEYINIAMDDATFYNARHRKIEISSILPIIEKAQLNNVKEKNDKLEKIIILLTILTLIIILFSIIIFKQLKERNKARKIMASSYAQLQEMNVSLSEANAIKEEYITYFIKATSAFINKIDHIQKSTLHKIITKKTDEVIASLKRYNVKEERENLFHQFDEIFLKLFPTFVTDFNNLFPNDHKSIVKKGELLNTELRIFALYRLGIQDSSQMAEFLELSVATIYTYKTRIKSKSDYKDTFEEKIMAIKTI